A single Plasmodium malariae genome assembly, chromosome: 6 DNA region contains:
- the PmUG01_06017000 gene encoding conserved Plasmodium protein, unknown function, with amino-acid sequence MELVVKANDVYMLIKIGNLLDINAISHVKLAIKSIILELFGLVMLLKVHYKILKVIHNTQLFILKTDIRWEEYTENIFAFRFLNLLLYVMQPSQTKKYEFSLKVLKISNFLANLTYSSNSSLQF; translated from the exons ATGGAGCTTGTTGTAAAAGCGAATGATGTATACAtgttaattaaaat AGGTAATTTACTAGACATAAATGCCATTAGTCATGTAAAGCTGGCtattaaaagtattataCTAGAACTATTTGGTTTGGTCATGTTACTGAAGGTGCACTATAAGATATTGAAGGTCATCCATAATACGCAGTTATTCATTTTGAAAACGGATATAAGGTGGGAAGAATACACTGAGAATATTTTCGCGTTCAG ATTTTTGAACTTGCTCCTTTACGTCATGCAGCCAAGCCAAACGAAGAAATATGAGTTTTCCCTTAAAGTTTTGAAAATTTCCAATTTTTTGGCAAATTTAACTTATTCATCGAATAGTAGCTTACAATTTTGA